The segment AGTTAAAAACTATGCtggttttggaagaaaaagcctACACAAATGATTTATGAGAATGACAGCTCTCAGAAAGACAGTGGTCTGCCTCCTTGAGCCTCTTTGTTTCCAGAGACAGTTATTGCACAAATGGTTAAACTCTAAATGTTCGGAGAACTCAATTACACTAATTCTAGTCTGACTAGAGACAGAGAGATTCTGCTTTTGTGGGAATGGATAATGAGATAATTTTCTATAGAATACTAGTTGTGTGTTAAATCAGTCCAGCTTTCTgtttggggaaaagaaagacataaaTCTTTGATGCTGAAACAGACTCAAACTGATGTCTCAATGAACTCTACTGATTTCTGCAGTTGGCTTTCATTGTCGAATGGTCAGGGATGGCATTTAGATAGCTCCTCTTCATCCACCTGGAAGACACCCTTCAATAATGATGCAGTTAGGCACTGTGGAGATTAGAGCATCCTTATTTACTTCTCCAACTTTTGTGACAATAAAGGTCATAGATACCAACACAGCTACTCCAACACATCCACCAACTCATTAAGACAGAATAACAGGAAACATATTTGACAGTGCTGGTATTTACCAAGTCCGCTATCTGCAGTCTTTCAAAACAGCATGCAAATGTGCAAAGAACAAACTGGAAAATGCCTCTAGTGACAGAACAAAGTCAGCAACCACTCAGAGCAAGAATGAGAAACGAGTATTTTGCAAAGCTGGTGGTGTTGAAGCTGCCTGCAAAAACAAACACGTTTTTAAAATCTGCACAAGATAAAAGCATTGCAGAGGCTTGGGgaataaagaaacaacagaCAACAAATTAATTTAGAGAGAGTTGAATTTGCAGCTCTTCTGATAGCAGAACACTTGCTGTGCAAGGGAAGAACAGATCTacctatttctctctcttttatttatttatttttgtatcctTGTACTCCGTGTTAATGACACAAACTGGttcatttgtgtttcttttttttgctgttgtttgctttttaaatgggGTTTGCCATCCAGGTCCCTTCCACTCCCTAATAATAAATTGTACCATCAGTCGGTAAAACATAATGAaacgtttatttatttaattccctAAATGGAAACACATTTTGCTACTTTGCAGGGgctttcatctccttttcccATAGCAACATGGTTAGTTAGACTGGCAGTAAACGTGGACATGTTTAAGATCTGGCATTATAACCAGTGTTCTTAAAGACAACTGGTGGAAGTGGAATGTGAATATCAGTGGTGCATTTGACGTTGcatctgcagaaagcagagaatgaCCCTGGGCCGATCTGTCCTCCACTGATTATGGCCGTGAAACAGGAAGAGAGTGGTCTCTGCCTGTTTTACACATCCCTGAATGCAGTCAGGTCATGATCCTAAAGGAATCCCAGGCTGCAGTGTAGAGCTGAGCAAGCTGTTACAGAGAGGGGTAACCAGGTTAGATGTAGACCTTTAGGCTGTGGGTGGCCTCCTAAGTATCATTTGAGATGCTCTAGGGATCCAGGTCGACCACCTGTGGCTCCCATGCATCATTTGTCAAAGTAAGTTTCATGTAGCTCCTATATAATCTGCTGTGAATGCTTTGGTTCAGAAATGGTGTCCTAGCTCAAGATCCTTATGATCAGACAGGTTCCCATTTGAATCATGGAGGGACATCCATACCTGAAGTGTTAGTGTGTCAAGATTGTCACAGCTAATGTGTGTCACCTAATGTTCTAATCTCACCTAATGCCTCTTCTCCATTTTCAGATATTACTCCATCTCCTTCAGTCTACAAGCTGACCTCTGCAGATGACAAGAATTTGGAAATGTGCCTTATCACAGATTACTCTCCTGAAAAGCTTGATCTTAGCTCAGTTGGTAGTAAGACAGAAACTGTTGTGGAAGTGGCAACATCTGAGAACAAACATGAAGTGAGCTACCTGTCAACCTACTGGGCCAAGAAAGATGAAATGCAGTGTAGTGCCAAGCACGAGGGATTTGGAATACTAGAAGGAGATGATCCTGAAGCAGGTAATGTTGGATGTGTGTTCAGGGCTATACCTGGCCTCTCTACTATTAGTATGAACAGGATTTGTTCACATCACACTGtaagcagtgctgagctgtgcttccACTCTCTAAAGGAATAGTGTCTCATTGCCTCCACTTTCTTTTGCCTTATTCCTTGGTAGAAACAAGATGAAGAGTCAGTAGGCTGGGACAGTCACAGCAGAGAGATCTCAAAATCACACCATGGGAGATATAAAGCTTGAAAATTCTTTGTCTGATGGGACACTAAAGTTTAATTAGATCTTATTATATGCTTGCGCTGTAAATAGCATATGTGAGTATTTATGGTTTAGTAGCCAGAAACTCAAATTCAGCCCTTCTAGGTAGAAACACCTTTGTGAGCTTCTGAAGAAGTCAATTtcttattaatttaatttcttggTATTATCTGCAGGTGTCAGCACTGTCTGCATTACAGGGATGTCGCCACACTTCAAGACAGGTATGAACAGAGCATTTTACTAGTAAAGCTTGATTTAAGGAAATTCTTCCCAGTTTTTTGCTAATGTCCCCTGTTTGCTGATGTAAGGTACAGATATTTCAGCTTGACTGAATTCCTGCCTGTATTTCAGAagggatgtttttcttttcgGGTGCACACCTAATGAACCAAAAGATAAGGAGGTGGTTTATGCAGTGTGTGTGCACTACAGATACAGCACATGAGAGTAAGCTCTGCAActtcaaaggagctgagccTGCCTCTGCACAGGCTTGGTGTGCAGAATAGCTTTACTCTTGCAAACATGCAGCCTTGCTGGGGGGGcggggagaggaagaggaaaaacaacaggcaACAATAACAGCAAAGCCTACCAAAAAAACAGTTAGCCAAATGTTTCCAAAACAGTACTTCAAAAAAAAAGTACTCATAAGCAAACTTGGTGGACAGGACCAGATGTTTCGGGGAGAggttttcaaagagaaaatgacattttgatGACCACATCCTGCTTCTCTAGAATAGATCGGTGTATTTTCAGGTGAAAATGACACTGAAGCTAAGATTtgggtgttcaagaaacgtgtAGATGTGGCATTTAGGGACACGGCTTAGTGAGCAATATTAGTGGTAGGTGAATGGTTAGACTAGATGCTcttggaggtgttttccaaccttaatgattccatgattagTAGAACATCTGGGTGGACTCTGTGTTCTTTGGGCAAAATTtgacttgtttttccttctgccccTCTTTAAAAATTGGGGGGAGAGGATGGATGGACTCTTCCAACATCCCTTTTTCATAATACACTGTTAATAACAACCAAGTGATTGGCAGTCCTCCTTGCTGTAGGAGGACCTTCAGCTCATACTGGCTGAAAGCCTGGTCCTTGAAGTAGACTCTTGGTGAGTTGGTCCTGTTCACTGCTTCATTACTGCGCTACAAGCTCAGCCATGAAAAGTGGAAAAAGCTTCATTAAGAAGCACTGTTATGTCTGCCTGGAAGTCAGGATGTTACAGTGCTCTTTtgactttcattcctttttacTTCAACAGATGAGAACCTGAACATGCTGACTTTTTCACAACTGGgcctgaaaataattttattaaaagcaataattttTAATGTGCTGATGACGATgcttatgtggaaaaaaaatgtaagtatAGAAAGGGGGTGGTaaggtgtctgagagcacctgGGTTAATTCATTATCTATGTTCCTTCTCTATAACTGTTTGTGCAGCTCGGTCATACAGATTTTGCCTGTAAAATCTCTCTACTTCTTTGCAGATCATCATGCTATCATTGTTTTCCCCACTGTTCAAATCTAATTACTCCTCCTTATCCTCATACAAATTCAACATCTTTCTAAACATCTCTCCTTTTCCCGCAACCTTCTCCTCCCTTGTCTGCACTCATTTTTCAGATTAATCCCCTCATGGTCTCCAGATGTGAAAGTCTGATAGGCATTGACTTGAAAGTCCTCAGAATTAATATGTTGGTTTCAGCCCACTgtctttctcccctttctgaAGCCCAGATGCTTCAGGTGTACCATTATGTAGCTGCAACTCTACCTTAAATAATGACTTAATatacatttaattatttatttattttgttacagGAAGGAAAGTAACCAGACAGCGCAGATGTGaagtactgaaagaaaaatctgttgaaGAATCATTACTGGAGAAATGGGTGCAAGAGGTTCTGCTACTTCAATACAGAATAGATACAGAATTTGgttttcctgtatttcacaCCAGCCATTATAGCCTAAACTGCTTTATGTGCATCTTTATAAAGCTACTCAAAAATGTGCTTACAATTTTCAGCATTGTGCTTATTTagcatgatttttttattattattattttttattaagaagCAGAGATTGCTGTAACCGTGTATTGTCAAACATCTCTATTACTTGCAttaaaatgacataaaattTCTGCCTGAATTGAGTAACACTCACTTCTCTATCATGGAAGAATGCTTCTATCAAATTGTTAAGGTCTACATGGCATTTCTTTAGGCCTATTAAATAATTATTACTGATAACAAGAAACTTGTTCAGTTTTTGTATCTCTCATTGGAGGAGCTTGTTTTATCTTTCACATGAGCTTCAGGATCCAGGTTACCTTTgggatggaggagggaaggggtgCCAGGAGATGCAGAACAGAAGTTGGCCACCGGTAGTTGGTACCAGCTTGGTTCACTGAAGAGGGAACGTCTACCAACTCTCTTTCAGGACATCCACTTCTCTGCTGTATTTGGGGGAGGACATTGTGACTGTCCCAGAGAGGGGGGAACAGAGAGGAAGGGAACAACTCCAAGTCTAGGCTCTGTGCAATGTGAAGACAATGGTGAAATGCAGCTTGCTAATGGT is part of the Excalfactoria chinensis isolate bCotChi1 chromosome 24, bCotChi1.hap2, whole genome shotgun sequence genome and harbors:
- the LOC140262391 gene encoding T cell receptor alpha chain MC.7.G5-like; this encodes MRHCRAAGLAVLVVVLLAVVLSRAQVQQEPSAETREGTGISMTCSHPTIQGSEYIQWYRQLPGKGPTFLVSAVKGSKELPNPAGRLSVSEDRRSNALWLARPRLGDAAVYYCALKMLCDSGYGYQLTFGSGTRLVVQPHITPSPSVYKLTSADDKNLEMCLITDYSPEKLDLSSVGSKTETVVEVATSENKHEVSYLSTYWAKKDEMQCSAKHEGFGILEGDDPEAGVSTVCITGMSPHFKTDENLNMLTFSQLGLKIILLKAIIFNVLMTMLMWKKNEGK